A single genomic interval of Zingiber officinale cultivar Zhangliang chromosome 4A, Zo_v1.1, whole genome shotgun sequence harbors:
- the LOC121969567 gene encoding uncharacterized protein LOC121969567, translated as MHGRDGDLHVREGCARGCDWPPPVVLVPCRSPDPETAWLPRFGIHRVHDSSLWSYSSPPFRAYPTYTCVADLWGPSSPTRVFVESGRYTRRIHWESHCTMCLALRIEYVQRGQSLSREKAARISRGPKRPVRERPHEASAASTTGSWPSARRHSAFETEQAVSGIRPGAPATAATCLRRSHARLRVGGQRAAENVGVGVGVTSSVAMSVHEHCRRSSDRESLSGTISGCMLS; from the exons atgCATGGGCGTGATGGCGATCTCCACG TAAGAGAAGGATGCGCTCGAGGCTGTGATTGGCCTCCTCCAGTGGTCCTCGTTCCCTGCCGTTCACCAGATCCCGAGACAGCGTGGCTCCCACGTTTTGGAATCCACCGTGTGCATGACAGCAGTTTGTGGTCCTATTCCTCTCCGCCCTTCCGCGCTTACCCAACCTACACCTGCGTCGCAGACCTGTGGGGCCCGTCGAGTCCGACGCGGGTGTTCGTGGAGAGTGGGCGGTATACAAGGAGAATCCATTGGGAGTCGCACTGCACCATGTGTCTCGCTCTTCGTATTGAATATGTCCAGCGAGGTCAGAGTTTGTCGCGCGAGAAGGCCGCGCGGATCTCGAGGGGACCCAAGCGACCCGTCCGGGAACGGCCCCACGAGGCCTCGGCCGCGTCGACGACCGGATCGTGGCCGTCCGCCCGTCGTCATTCCGCGTTCGAGACGGAACAAGCTGTATCCGGCATCCGGCCGGGAGCCCCGGCCACCGCCGCGACGTGCTTACGCAGAAGCCATGCACGCCTCCGCGTCGGAGGACAACGGGCCGCCGAGAACGTCGGCGTCGGAGTCGGCGTGACGTCATCTGTCGCAATGAGCGTGCATGAGCACTGCAGGCGCAGCTCTGATCGAGAGTCACTTTCAGGTACGATTTCTGGATGCATGTTGTCGTGA
- the LOC121969566 gene encoding AT-hook motif nuclear-localized protein 22-like, translating into MDPITHHFPPPFHARDFNPLHHFQQLHQQQQQQQLKIEEDHNNSIGASFHRGKKRELDEGINDGGSNNDGSNNGGGDGKELVPTTSGGAGEGGGGGADNMRRPRGRPAGSKNKPKPPIIITRDSANTLRSHVMEVAGGCDVVESVSAFARRRQRGVCILSGSGTVVNVTLRQPGAAGVPAAVNLHGRFEILSLSGSFLPPPAPPAASGLAIYLAGGQGQVVGGTVVGALIASGPVIIMAASFGNAAYERLPLEEEETALPGSGGAMGSPVMVGQSPPQHQQLLDPNGNQHVLLHGLPPNLLNNMQLPSDAYGWGSGSGGGDVSGPRTTY; encoded by the coding sequence ATGGATCCAATCACACATCACTTTCCTCCTCCCTTCCATGCCCGAGACTTCAATCCTCTGCACCACTTCCAGCAACTTCACCAgcaacagcaacagcagcagTTGAAAATTGAGGAAGATCATAACAACAGCATCGGCGCAAGCTTCCACCGCGGGAAAAAACGCGAGCTTGATGAGGGGATCAACGATGGGGGTAGTAACAACGACGGCAGTAACAATGGCGGAGGTGACGGCAAGGAACTTGTCCCCACCACCTCCGGCGGAGCAGGTGAaggtggcggcggcggcgccgATAATATGCGCCGTCCCCGCGGACGACCAGCCGGTTCGAAAAACAAGCCGAAGCCGCCGATCATCATCACGCGCGACAGCGCCAACACGCTACGGTCGCACGTGATGGAGGTGGCCGGGGGTTGCGACGTGGTGGAGAGCGTTTCCGCTTTCGCGCGTCGCCGGCAGAGAGGAGTCTGCATCCTGAGCGGTAGCGGGACGGTGGTCAACGTGACGCTGCGGCAGCCAGGGGCCGCGGGGGTTCCGGCGGCGGTGAATCTGCACGGGAGGTTCGAGATCCTGTCGCTGTCGGGGTCGTTCTTGCCGCCGCCGGCGCCACCCGCGGCGAGCGGGTTAGCTATCTACCTGGCGGGCGGGCAGGGACAAGTGGTGGGTGGGACCGTGGTGGGTGCGCTCATAGCGTCGGGGCCGGTGATCATAATGGCGGCATCGTTCGGGAACGCGGCCTACGAGCGGCTGCCGTTGGAAGAGGAGGAAACAGCGCTTCCGGGCAGCGGCGGCGCGATGGGGTCCCCCGTTATGGTAGGACAGTCGCCGCCACAACACCAGCAGTTGCTCGACCCCAACGGCAACCAGCACGTTCTCCTCCACGGCTTGCCTCCGAATCTGCTCAACAACATGCAATTGCCCTCCGACGCCTACGGCTGGGGCTCAGGCAGCGGCGGCGGAGATGTCAGTGGACCTCGTACGACCTACTAA